In the Microcoleus sp. FACHB-672 genome, one interval contains:
- a CDS encoding HEPN domain-containing protein has translation MLEEFVSLGKWWLPNNPEVVVPGKLSFSPVSGAKLELIGSFYSSQFEEIGQVEGIELPSDFVSIEENFNLTSRVRIDFIKPEEIIILGLLDNNEEITLYRCSGRMKSFEFVKNRPNLLFNIACIFRKIHFQDEQNIKLKSISVQYSHLEQWIGKSGIQAVILEEENKIWISYQPPSNIHLTKIGSLDLNITFSPINVNPFDFYLGATYYKANIEQKTYLTIQNPGNQPLDECINLLISFRDLLSFAMTKPTSVISVTGKTDVIQTKPIEQANGSITLKEELRETQVIIMFGLWNSEKNSETKLSPNEMLFLFSDVENSLGEVFETWIKKRETYESVFDLLMTTMYTPSLYLHYGLINIIQALEAYHTSKYEGIYQDKKVYEKGLYKKFLEVLKDFPSESVDNENGISDEFRNALKGKLKSQTRFTLETRLKEILSEIFCLLPPNFIGSLEARGLFARKASETRNALTHHDKEKRKKAGKGQELVQLFHTLTVILQICLLRELNIPDDSIKILVERNRVYQKEWRPSSN, from the coding sequence ATGCTTGAAGAATTTGTCAGTTTAGGGAAGTGGTGGCTTCCTAATAATCCAGAAGTAGTAGTTCCTGGAAAACTAAGTTTTTCACCTGTAAGTGGAGCAAAATTAGAATTGATTGGCTCGTTTTATAGTTCACAGTTTGAAGAGATAGGTCAAGTAGAAGGCATTGAGCTACCAAGTGATTTTGTTTCCATTGAAGAGAATTTCAATCTAACCTCACGGGTAAGAATTGACTTTATTAAGCCTGAAGAAATTATTATTCTAGGGTTACTTGATAACAATGAGGAAATTACCCTATATAGATGCTCTGGGCGAATGAAAAGCTTTGAATTTGTAAAAAACAGACCAAATCTTTTATTCAATATTGCGTGTATTTTCAGAAAAATTCATTTTCAAGATGAACAAAATATAAAATTAAAATCTATTTCCGTCCAATACTCTCACCTAGAGCAGTGGATTGGTAAATCTGGTATACAGGCTGTCATTTTAGAAGAGGAAAATAAAATATGGATAAGTTATCAGCCACCGTCAAATATTCACTTGACGAAGATTGGCAGTTTAGATTTAAATATTACTTTTTCTCCAATAAATGTTAATCCATTTGATTTTTATTTGGGCGCAACCTATTACAAGGCAAATATTGAGCAAAAAACGTATCTAACTATACAAAATCCTGGGAATCAACCCTTAGATGAGTGTATTAATTTATTGATAAGCTTTCGTGACTTATTAAGCTTTGCCATGACAAAACCAACTTCAGTAATCTCTGTTACTGGAAAAACAGATGTTATTCAGACAAAGCCTATAGAGCAAGCCAATGGAAGTATTACATTAAAAGAAGAGTTACGGGAAACTCAAGTCATCATAATGTTTGGCTTATGGAATTCTGAGAAGAATTCTGAGACGAAGCTATCCCCCAATGAGATGCTGTTTCTATTTAGTGATGTAGAAAACAGTTTGGGCGAGGTTTTTGAGACGTGGATTAAGAAAAGGGAGACGTATGAATCTGTTTTTGACTTGTTAATGACTACAATGTATACTCCCAGTCTTTACTTACATTATGGGCTTATAAATATAATTCAAGCTTTAGAAGCTTATCACACAAGCAAATATGAAGGTATATATCAAGACAAGAAGGTTTATGAAAAGGGACTTTATAAGAAATTTCTAGAGGTATTGAAAGATTTTCCAAGTGAAAGCGTTGATAACGAAAATGGAATTAGCGATGAGTTTAGGAATGCTCTGAAAGGAAAACTGAAATCTCAAACGCGGTTTACTTTGGAAACCCGACTAAAAGAAATTCTAAGTGAGATTTTCTGTTTATTACCACCTAATTTTATAGGAAGCCTAGAAGCTAGAGGATTGTTTGCTCGTAAAGCCTCTGAAACTCGCAATGCGCTAACACATCATGACAAGGAAAAACGAAAGAAAGCAGGAAAAGGTCAAGAGTTAGTCCAACTTTTTCATACTTTAACCGTGATTCTACAAATCTGTTTGCTAAGAGAACTAAACATCCCTGATGACTCTATCAAAATTCTTGTGGAGAGAAACAGAGTGTATCAAAAGGAGTGGCGGCCATCCTCAAATTGA
- the ychF gene encoding redox-regulated ATPase YchF, producing MLRAGIVGLPNVGKSTLFNAVVANAKAQAANFPFCTIEPNVGVVAVPDERLQMLTKLSSSEQTVPTRMEFVDIAGLVKGASQGEGLGNQFLSHIREVSAIIHVVRCFDDDDIIHVAGSVDPARDIDVINLELALSDLAQVERRIDRTRKQARTNKEAQIELGALEKLSAALNEGKPARQVTLNEEEAELVQPLNLLTSKPVIYAANVSEEDLATGNEWVEKVRAIATEDNAQVVVVSAQVESELVELAEEERADFLQSLGVEEGGLKSLIRATYQLLGLRTFLTTGPKETRAWTITAGMLAPQAAGVIHSDFERGFIRAETVAYNDLVTTGSMTAAKEKGLVRSEGKEYVVQEGDVMLFRFNV from the coding sequence ATGCTAAGAGCCGGTATTGTCGGACTTCCCAACGTAGGCAAATCTACCTTATTTAATGCTGTAGTGGCCAATGCCAAGGCGCAAGCCGCTAATTTTCCTTTCTGCACAATTGAACCGAATGTAGGCGTTGTGGCGGTGCCAGATGAGCGGTTGCAAATGCTGACTAAACTCTCGTCATCCGAGCAAACGGTGCCAACGCGGATGGAATTTGTGGATATTGCCGGCTTGGTGAAGGGCGCAAGCCAGGGCGAAGGATTGGGCAACCAGTTTTTATCCCACATCCGAGAAGTGAGTGCCATTATTCATGTCGTGCGATGTTTTGATGATGATGACATTATCCACGTTGCCGGCTCTGTAGATCCAGCACGAGATATTGACGTAATTAATCTAGAGCTTGCTTTGTCAGATCTAGCGCAGGTTGAGCGACGCATTGATCGCACTCGCAAGCAAGCTCGTACCAATAAAGAAGCGCAGATAGAATTAGGGGCACTGGAAAAATTAAGCGCCGCCCTGAATGAAGGCAAGCCGGCTCGTCAGGTGACTTTAAATGAAGAGGAAGCCGAGTTGGTGCAGCCACTTAATTTACTGACGAGCAAGCCGGTGATTTATGCAGCAAATGTCTCGGAAGAGGACTTAGCGACGGGCAATGAATGGGTAGAAAAAGTGCGAGCAATCGCGACAGAAGATAATGCCCAAGTTGTTGTTGTTTCTGCCCAAGTCGAGTCAGAACTTGTTGAGTTAGCAGAAGAAGAACGCGCTGATTTTCTGCAATCTCTAGGTGTTGAAGAAGGCGGCTTAAAGTCTCTGATTCGGGCAACTTATCAACTCTTGGGTTTACGCACTTTCCTGACAACCGGCCCGAAAGAAACTCGCGCTTGGACGATTACCGCAGGAATGCTAGCGCCTCAAGCGGCGGGAGTTATTCACTCGGATTTTGAGCGGGGGTTTATTCGGGCAGAAACGGTTGCTTATAATGATTTAGTAACCACCGGCTCAATGACTGCTGCGAAAGAAAAAGGCTTAGTTCGCAGCGAAGGGAAAGAGTATGTGGTGCAGGAAGGGGATGTGATGTTATTCCGGTTCAATGTATAG